In Ancylothrix sp. D3o, the sequence CTACCTAATTATCAACAAGGAATAAGAGCTATGAGGCTTATTCTATCAGCGTTATAAGCGACTTGTCACCCCGACAGTCAAAAAGCTACTTTATTTTATCTGGGGTTTCTTCCAGCTTTTGTAGATATTAATCAAATATCTTATTTAGATATTGTTATTATTATAATAATTACTATCTTGACCGTAGGCGGTGTAAAACTTTGTTATGCGTTTATGGCTGATAGAGCTAGGTTTTCTATTAGTTCCAAAATAACAAAAAGAATAAATTTGGCGGTTGGCTGTGTAATGATTTCTGTTGGTTTTTTTTTATTAACACAACTTTAATCAGATGACCCGCGTTGAGTATAGCTAATAAATTACTGTACCGGAACACTGCAATATGAGAGAGAGGTCGGTAGTTGGATGTCCACATCGGGCTTGAGGGTCGGTGGAGGATGGCATTTTATTGGGGAGTTAATTGGGGGGCTGGTGGTGTGCGGCCTGAACTGGTCGTTTGGTAAGTAGGGCCGGCCAAACGCCGGGGAGTCACACCACGAGCCCTCACGGAAAGTACCAGAAATGGTATGGCCACGCCCAAGTAGGTAACGCTCACAGGCGGAATGCAGGCCCCAAACGTAGCCGTTAGCGTAAGCGTCGCGTAGCGATAGCCAGCAGCCTAAGTTGGTTAGGAGCAACAGGGATTCTTGAGGGCGGTGAACACGAGTGAACTGTCGTTTAAACTGCGTAATAACGCAACGGGCCAAATAAGGCTGACAGGCCCGAACCAACAAAGTAGGTGGGTGGTTTTGTTTATCAACTATCAGCAAAGCGTGTGAACGAACTCCCTCCGCAGAATAGACAGCACAAAGCCGAGAAAACGGACAACCAAACGATACAACAGGGTAAATCCTACAGAGTCTATGGGAAGGTCGAATCCTGTAGTAGGCAGACCGTAAGGAAAGCAGAACTCTAGCTTTGGGTAGAGGATGAGGCAAAAAGCGAAAGCCTTCCTGTAACGGGGAGGATAGGGGTTCAAAATTTGCCCCTGACAGAAAGGGATAGCAGACTTGCCTTGGGTCATACCAGAAAGGGTAGTGCTGCATAGTCAGGATATTACGACTGGTATCAACAACTTAAGGATGCGTTGTAATGATGAATAAAATACCAGATAGCGCCAATATGATTAGATAATTTTTTAGAAAACGAGAGAACTTTTCTCCCTAAACGGGCTATTCTTTGTCGCATCGTATTATTAAACCTTTCTATGTAATTTGTTAAGCCACTGTTTTTTGCTACTGCTTTGTGTCTTTTGGTCGGAAAAATGGTCGAATAGGCTTGCCAAAAATCTGTGTAAAGACGTTCGGCCCTAACGTCTCTACGAGCACATTGACGATAAACAGGTGGTAAAGAATCCCATAATCCTTTAGCTCCCAATAAATCTCTGCTGCCAATAAACACTCCAACAATTTCTTTGGTTCTAGTATCTATGGCCAGCCGACATATCCACTGTTTATTACCTTTCGAGCCTACAAATGACCACATCTCATCACATTGAAGTGTTAGTTTACCCTTTTTTTTGAAGTGACATTCACAACTCTAAGAACTAATGCTAATTTTTTATTGACGTAATACTGTAACCACCTCGGAGACACCCCGGTTGCTCGGACTATTCCAGCTAATGATATCTTTTCTAATAAAAGTTTATCTATAATTTTTTTCTCTTGGGATTGGGGTTGATGTCTGGGAACAAGTACAAATTGTCTACCACACTCCTTGCATTTAAAGTTTTGCTTCCCACTAGAAGTCCGGCCATTTTTCATAACATTTTTAGAAGCGCATCGGGGACAATTCCTAGGAAAGCAAGTTATTGTTGTACTAAATAATTATATCCTATTTTCCTGACTATGCACCACTACCCAAGAACAGGAAAAATCTAAAAAAAAAGTGGCCGACCTTCCAAATGTAGAGACGAACTGCGGCGAACGGCTGTACTTTAGAAAACAAACTTTTAATGAGGCTAGAATATTTGAGAGAATACCGGACTCCGTTTCATATAGGGCAAGGTTGGGGGTTAAATGAATCCAATGTTTATCGTATAATCACGCCTGGTAGAAAAATGTTTAATTGAAGCTAGATTGTTTATAATGTCTGAAAAAAAACGCCCTGTTAAATCAAGAGTTAGAGTGGGAAGTCGTAGTAGTTGATGTCACCGAAACTCCCATTGAACGTCCAAAAAAACAAAATTTTACAGCGGCAAGAAAAAGAAGCATACATTAAAATCTCTAAGAGTAGTAAAGCAAAAA encodes:
- a CDS encoding IS1 family transposase (programmed frameshift) gives rise to the protein MKNGRTSSGKQNFKCKECGRQFVLVPRHQPQSQEKKIIDKLLLEKISLAGIVRATGVSPRWLQYYVNKKLALVLRVVNVTFKKKGKLTLQCDEMWSFVGSKGNKQWICRLAIDTRTKEIVGVFIGSRDLLGAKGLWDSLPPVYRQCARRDVRAERLYTDFWQAYSTIFPTKRHKAVAKNSGLTNYIERFNNTMRQRIARLGRKVLSFSKKLSNHIGAIWYFIHHYNASLSC